In Chryseobacterium gleum, a single genomic region encodes these proteins:
- the accB gene encoding acetyl-CoA carboxylase biotin carboxyl carrier protein translates to MDIKDIQNLIKFVSKAEVSEVKYKTKDFEITIKTPLAGSDAVYAQPAVYHTAPQAVAAPAPVATPAAAPAEKAEVASDDSKYVTIKSPMIGTFYRKPSPDKDVFVNVGDEVSAGKVVCVIEAMKLFNQIESEISGKIVKILVDDATPVEYDQPLFLVDPS, encoded by the coding sequence ATGGACATTAAAGACATACAAAATCTTATCAAGTTTGTATCTAAGGCTGAAGTTTCAGAAGTGAAGTACAAAACTAAAGATTTCGAAATCACTATTAAAACTCCATTAGCTGGAAGCGATGCTGTTTATGCACAACCTGCAGTATATCACACTGCTCCTCAAGCAGTAGCTGCTCCGGCACCTGTTGCAACTCCGGCTGCTGCACCTGCTGAAAAGGCTGAAGTGGCATCTGATGACAGCAAATATGTAACGATCAAATCTCCAATGATCGGTACTTTCTATAGAAAACCATCTCCTGATAAAGATGTATTTGTAAATGTAGGTGATGAAGTTTCTGCTGGTAAAGTAGTTTGCGTTATTGAAGCAATGAAGTTATTCAATCAGATTGAATCTGAAATCAGCGGAAAAATTGTTAAAATTTTAGTTGACGATGCTACTCCGGTAGAATACGACCAACCATTATTCTTAGTAGATCCATCTTAA